One window from the genome of Oryza glaberrima chromosome 3, OglaRS2, whole genome shotgun sequence encodes:
- the LOC127765175 gene encoding formin-like protein 5, with product MDNVLLDRRSSGSFEFPRRGGGFRPGHLGGGAMPAMAPRQQYKGGAWSHASLPALPYARPPLYSSPSLPLLPSNQPPLLPLPPAATKYATFPYPPPPQQPPRSGRASTPSTRQRDRRRKPSRPPPSTETTKGGTQKKKPLERATPLPPAPAVAEALDDLEQEVARNFVQDLLHVLAPPPSSLPLPRFVITSSSSSPAAGNKVVPPPPPAPSCNAEAAAADSLRRVLRL from the coding sequence ATGGACAACGTTCTTCTGGATCGCCGGTCTTCCGGGAGCTTCGAGTTCccgaggagaggcggcggattCCGGCCGGggcacctcggcggcggcgcgatgccGGCGATGGCGCCACGCCAGCAATACAAAGGTGGCGCGTGGAGCCATGCATCACTACCCGCGCTCCCGTACGCGAGGCCTCCGCTGTACTCGTCGCCGTCTCTGCCTCTCCTGCCGTCCAACCAGCCACCTCTCCTGCCGCTCCCACCCGCCGCCACCAAGTACGCCACTTTCCCGtacccgcctccgccgcagcagccgccgcgcaGCGGCAGAGCTAGTACTCCGTCGACGCGCCAGAGGgacaggaggaggaagccgtcgaggccgccgccgtcgacggagACGACGAAGGGAGGAACACAGAAGAAGAAGCCGCTGGAGCGGgcaacgccgctgccgccggcgccggcggtggcggaggcccTGGACGACCTGGAGCAGGAGGTGGCCCGCAACTTCGTCCAGGACCTGCTGCAcgtgctcgcgccgccgccgagcagcctGCCGCTGCCCAGGTTCGTGatcacgtcgtcgtcgtcgtcccccgccgccggcaacaaggtggtgccgcctccgccgcccgccccgtcATGCAAcgccgaggcggccgccgccgacagcctccgccgcgtcctccgcctctag